From Mycobacteriales bacterium, one genomic window encodes:
- a CDS encoding potassium-transporting ATPase subunit F → MTADNLVGLILAIATGIFLVVALLLPERF, encoded by the coding sequence ATGACCGCCGACAACCTCGTCGGTCTGATCCTCGCGATCGCGACCGGCATCTTCCTGGTGGTCGCACTGCTGCTTCCTGAGCGGTTCTGA